The genomic DNA CGGAGTCGCCCTTTGCGGAGTCGCACAACGTTGGATAATAGAACTAATCCCTGTTTGCCAGGAATCAGCACTTTTTATCCATCGCTATGGCTCAGACAGTTTCCGTTATTTTTAACCCCGATACCCCGTCCACTCGATTCCAGGTGGTTTCGATCGATCAGCAGAATGGAGACAGTGCTCCCGCACCTATCTTCACTTCCCCAATTCGCGGTAACGTTACCTCCTGGCTCGCCTGCAACGGCTACAAATGGCTACAAGGTTCCCAACCGGAACAGTGGGTTAAGGCGTAGATTGTCTTGCCCTGACTTCGGCTGAAATTCGCTTGAGACTCACTACGCAAATTAAGCATGAAAAAGGGGCTTTTGCCCCTTCTTGTTTTTGTGATATTTTTGCCGATTCTATTGCAGTAATGCTGCAAGTTAGCTGTGGGTTTACTGCGGGTTTACTGTGCCGGAGCGGGAGACGGAGCGGGAGACGCTTCTGGAACAATTGGACTTACCGCTGGCGCAGGACTATCAGGAGCCGCAGGGCTGGCTTGGGGCGATGGAGATGGACTGGGAGCAGTCGCCAATTGACGGATTCTATCCTTAAATTCAGGGGGAGCTAGAGACTCCGCTTTTGTGAAGAGAGGTTTTGCTTCCTCGGTTTTGCCCTGGGTCTGGAAGACAAATGCCTTACCCAGAACGGGGCGAAAATCCTGCGCGTTGCTGGCAATAATTCGATCGTAGAGACCGATCGCCTCATCGTACCGAGTTTGCAGAGCGTAGACCTCCGCCAACAAGAGTTGAACGTTAGCCGTATCGATAGTTCCAGGTTTCGCCTGATTCGCCTCCTCCGCCGTTTTCAGCGTGTCTTGCAGCAGTCCGACCGCGGCTTCAGGACGGTTATCTTGCAGCAGCAGATCGGTTAAGCCTTTCAGGGCATTCAGATCTCCCGGACGGGTTTTCAAAATCTCGCGGAATGCCTGCGCCGCCCCTTCTCGATCGCCCGTCTGCCGCTTTGCCTGCGCTAATAAAACGGTATAGTCCGGCTGATCTGGGTTTAACGCCGCCAGTTTCTCCAGGGGCGGGATAATACCCTGAATGTCGCCCTGCTTGATCTTGACATCGACTAAGCCGCGCAGTGCCGTCTGGTTATCGGGTTCGCGCTGAAGCACTGCCTCATAGCCCCGTGCCTGATCTGCCAGTTCAGCCGCAGTCGAGCCAGGACTGCCCGACGGAGAAGGGGAAGGCGTAGAAGTTGCCTGCTTCTGCATATTCACCACGCCCGAAATCGACGTGACGATCGGTACCGCCACAAAGGCAAGGGTCGCGATCGAAACCACGACCAGGGCTATCCAGCGACGATTTTTCTTTTCAGCCACACGCCATTCCCAAACTCGACTGTCATTGCCATTATTACCTATTCCCGATCGCCCGATTGGTCAGGGTCAGCTTGCTGTCACCCCCCTGAGGGGGAATTCGCCCCGTGAGTGCCCTGATCTAAGCTAGGGGAAGCTGTATAGAGATATATAGGAGAGAGGGGCAAATTTCCGGGGCAAGCGATTCAGATGAATGTCTGGATCATTTCACCAAGGAGATTAGACCTGAATGTTAACCTAGTGTTTAATCCCGCATTAGAATCTAGTTCTATGGCTATAGCCATTTGGCTGAAGACAGGGTGCTGGGGCTATGTCCCCAATGCAATCAATGCAGCGGCGCTAATGCAACCCAAACCCTTTGTCATCGCTGAGCTGGCTACAGCTTGAAAGACTAGAAATTTGCCGTAGTGCATAACGGTAAGCGGATTACCTGCCGCTGTCAAGGAGGTCTCATGAGTCCCGCCCAGAAGAAACATTCTCAGTCGCCCAAGTCCAGTCCTGCATCCGAGCCTACGGTGGAAGCCCATTCCCCGTCCGAACCTCCTTCAGCCGACCCTATCGTAGAACCCGCCATGGATCAGTCCTCATCACCTGTCACCCCTGAAGGGGAACAATTGCACCCTGCCCCCACCCCACCGAAGCGTCCGGTTGAGCGAGAAGCGATCGCTGTACCGCCCCAACCCCCCACTGCTTCGGAAACGCAATCTGAGCCATCCTCTGAGCCATCCGAAGCGGTTCAGCCTGAGGGCAGTTCAAGTGCAGATTCGGCAAGTGCAGCTGCTTCTGAGAGTACCGTCAGCAATCCGGCAGATAGCCCGGTAATTAATAATCCGGCAGACAATCCGACAAGCAATCCGACAGACAGTTCGGCAGACAGTTCGGCAGACAGCCCGACAGACAGTTCGGCAGATCATCCAGATGAGGACACAACCGCTGATGACCTAGCCCCGCTTAACCGACTTCAGCCTATCCCCCCCGCCAGCGAACCCATGCAGTATCGGGCGATCGGTCTGGTGCGCGGTACCTATGTCCCCTCGGAGGAACAGTTCACGCGCGGCTTTGTCCATACGGATGACGGGGTGGCAATTGATGCCGTTCTGCTGGGTCGGGTCATGAGCCTGGTGAAAAAGCACCTTGATCTCGCCCAGCCCCACCTCTGGGTTGTTTACCCACGAACCCGTGAAAAAACGAACGATCTGCACGTTCAGATTGTGGGCGTTTGGGAGCCAGAGAAGCTGAAGCGATCGGACATGGAAGGTGCATCCGACGAAGCGGAGACGGAAGACGGCAGCCACGAAGCCTCCGAAGCAGAGAGCAGCGAGATTGCCGAAGCGGCAAGTTCTAGCGACACCGCCGATTCCCAGCTGGAAATGGTGCCTTCGTCTGAGCTGGATGACAAATTCTTCTCGATTCGCGGCGAAATCATCTTCCAGTCTCCCGAAGAAGAGCGTTTGATGGTGAAAATTCGTCGCATTGCCCGCCCCGGCGATAAGCAGGATAAGGCGTTTAAGGTTGGGCTGATCGGCAAGCTGGATGGAAAAGCCGTTGGCTACTTCTGGGATTTGCAGGTACGGCGACAGGAAAATGACCTGATTGTGCAGCAGGGGACGATGATTGCTCTGGTTCCCCCCCAGAAACGCCAAGGCGGCAGCAGAAAGCCTCCGGGTCGCTTCCAGCGTCGAGGTCCAGGGGGTCCAGGAGGTCCAGGAGGTTCGGGCGGGCGGCGTCCGGGAGGTCCTCCCAGAAAGTGGAATGCGGGTGGACGAGAAGGAACTCCCAAACCGCAGTTCAAGAGCGGCGATCGTCCGGCTCCCTCCTCTCAACCCCGTGAAGTTTCAAAACCGATCAAGCGTCGTCCCCCAGAAGGTGCTCCCCCTGCCCCCCAGGAGTAAAAGCACAAAGCGGTGATGCGGACTTAAAATCGATCGATTGAGACTCATTAAAAAGGGGCAGCCTGCCGAGATATGCAGATTTGCCCTTTTTTATTGTTTTGCTTTTTTACAGTTCGGTTTCTGTCAATGGTCTAGCCCGATCGCTAGCTGTTAGCTTCAACCTGAGCTTCAGCCTGGGGTGGGAAACAAACCTTTGTGCCACCCAGACCACAGTAGCCGCCCGGATTCTTAGCAAGGTACTGCTGATGATAGTCTTCGGCGTAATAGAAAGACGGTGCATCTAGAATTTCGGTCGTAATCTCGCTGTAGCCTTCCTGCTTCAGTGCCTTCTGGTAGGCGTCTCGTGAGGCTTCTGCCTGCTGCCGCTGCTCTGGCGAGTAGACGTAGATTCCAGAACGATACTGGGTGCCGACATCGTTACCCTGACGCATTCCCTGAGTGGGGTCGTGGCTTTCCCAAAAGATCTTGAGCAGGGTTTCGTAGCTAATCTCGGCAGGATTGTAAACAACCTGGACGACTTCGTTATGTCCGGTCATGCCCGTGCAGACTTCTCGATAGGTGGGGTTGGGCGTATATCCTGCCGCATAGCCAACTGCCGTTGAAAACACGCCGGGCTGCTGCCAAAATTTCCGCTCTGCTCCCCAGAAACAGCCCAAGCCAAACAGGGCAATTTCCATGCCAGCCGGAAAGGGAGGCTTCAGGGGATTGCCGTTGACAAAGTGGCGATCGGGCACAGGCATCGGGGTGCTGCGTCCCGGTAGGGATTGCTCAGGGGAGGGAAGGGATTGTTTTTTGCCGAATCCAAAAAGCACCATACTGCCTGATCTCTCCGATGAAATGATTGATGGAATGATTGATGCAATGATGAGAACCTGATGGGCATCTTTACCTAACTTCATCATAAGCTACCTATCCGGAAATCGAATGGCTAGAGCAGTGTAGAAACCCGATCGGAGCAGGCATTTTTTAGCAAAAGCGATCGAAGGGGATCGCGAGATCAACTTTTAGTTAGAGGCTTGTTTTTGTTCTTTGTTGTTATTTTAGGAAGGCGATAAATAATTTATTTTTTTCTATTTCAGCCCTTTCTTAAGCAAGACTCAGACCCAAAATCTCACTGCGAAATTGACAAATTTAATAATCTGATTCTTGCCATTTCCTCAATTTATTCTCTCGAATCAGTTTCCCAGATCATTCCTGCCCAAATTCCCTAACAGCTTCTCTGATTGATTTTCTATTCCAACCTATCGATGCTGCCGATCGGCAAAGTGAGCATGACCAAATCCCCGACGAAATCTACAGCTCAAGAAGATATTTTGCTCGTGCTTGCAGCAGAACATCGATCGATCGAACAGCTGATTGATGCTCTGGAGGCAGTGGATGGTGAGATTGCAGCAGAACCACGATTCCTTGAGCTATACCGAGTGCTGTCCCTGCATCACTATGGCGAACAGCTGGTTTTCTATCCGGCGATGCGGGAATACGAACAAACCGCAATCTATCTAGAAACGGCAGAAGAAGAACACAGTGCTTTCAAAACCTTGCTAGAACAGATGGCACATTCCTCCCCTAACGATCCAACCTTTCAAGCAAAGTTAGATCAGCTGAAAGAAGCGATCATGGGACATATTGAGGAGGAAGAAAACGAAATTTTTCCAATCGTGCGTGTCTGTATGAATGAACTGCAACTGCGGCGGCTAGTACAAGAATATCGAACAGTACAAACAAAATTCGCCCCTAAAATAGAGGCGAGAATTTGCAGAAATCAAAAAATTGCGACCCGTAAAGCTTGACCTTTATGTCTGATAGTTAACCCTGATAGTTAACCAGGCGCGAAAAATCGCTCGGAGACAGGCTTGCTCCACCCACCAGCGCCCCATCAATTTCCGGCTGCGCCATAATTTCGTCAATATTGCCCGGCTTAACGGACCCCCCGTACAGCACAGACAGATCAGGATTTTGCGCCTGCTTGCGAATTAGACCGATAATGCGATCGGCTTCTGTTGAATCGCAGGTGTCCCCGGTTCCGATCGCCCAGATTGGCTCATAGGCAATCACCAGTTTCTCGCGATCGATGCCTACCAGATCCTTCTCAAGCTGGTTGCCAATTACAGCCTCCGTTTCGCCTGCGTCCCGCTGTTGCTTGGTTTCTCCCACACAAAGGATTGGAATCAGACCGTGCTGCTGAGCTGCTTTTAGCCGCAGGTTTACCGTTTCATCCGTTTCGCCAAAATACTGTCTGCGCTCGCTGTGACCAATGACTACATAGCGCACACCCAGTTCCACCAGCATCGGCGCGGCAATTTCGCCCGTGTAGGCTCCCGCGACTTCCCAGTGAACATTTTGCGCTCCTAACTGAACTCGCGTTCCGTGCAGGTTCTTGGACATGACCCCCAGGTCAGTGAACGGCACACACAGCACAATTTCCCGATCGTCTGGCGTTTCGGCGATCGTGTCCAAAAATGCCTTTAGAAACTCCAGGGACTCCGCCTGGGTTTTATACATTTTCCAGTTACCCGCAATGATGACCTTACGCACGTTTCAATCCAGGTTAAGAACACTTAAAAGGGCATCCTTTAGTGTACGGCTTTGGGGGGACTAAACCAACTGACCAATCGTCTCCACCACCGACTGGGACAGCGCACCGTAGTCATAGCCGCCTTCTAAGCCAAAGAGGAGTCGATCGCAGATTTGCTGGCAGTAGCGGGTGAAAATGCCGTAGTCGGAGGGTTGGAGGGAAAGGTGGGCGAGGGGGTCGGCTTGGTTAGCGTCGTATCCGGCACTGATGATCAGCAGGTCGGGCTGGAATGCCTGGAAGAAGGGGACGATTTGTTCTTTGAAGATTGGCTCATAGTCCGCCAGACTGCTGCCTGCCTGCATGGGGAAGTTCAGCACGTTGTTGTACTGTCCGCGTTCGTCCGCCTGTCCCGTTCCGGGGTACTGGGGCGATTCGTGCAGAGAGCAAAAGGCAATTTGGGGATTGGTTTCGACGATCGCCTGGGTTCCGTTGCCGTGATGCACATCCCAATCGAGGATGCCGACACGATCGATTCCGGGCTGAGTCAGGGCATAGTGGGCAGCGATCGCCGCATTGGCAAACAAACAGAAGCCCATTCCTCTGGTCGCCAGGGCGTGATGTCCGGGGGGACGGGCGATCACAAAGGCAGGATTTCCAGTGGATAGGACGCGATCGACCCCATCCAGCCATGCATTGACCGCCAGGAGAGCGACTTCGTAGCTATGCAGAGAAACCACCGTATCCATATCGAGTCTGCCACCACCGGAATGGGCGAGTCGCTTCACGGCTTCCACGTATTGGGGCGGGTGGATTGCGTGCAGTGCTTTCATCAGGCGATCGGGCAACCAGTCGATCGAGGTGGGGGTAAGCCAGTCCAGTTGATTATGCCAGGGGGCTTGCTGAAGGGCAGAAACGATCGCTTTCAGTCGTCCAGCGTTTTCAACATGGAAGGAGCCGGTATCGTGGTCGAGGAATTCGTCGCTGTAGAGGATGGAGATCATGATGGGGGTGGGGAGTAAGGGAGTGGGGAGTAAGGGAGTGGGGATGGGGAAAGAGGAATTAGGGATCGGAGAAAGTCAGCGCAGGATGCATTAGGGAAGCGTAACGCATGATTTCAACCGGAGCGCGGGACAGTTTTTAGTTGGGGCAGTTCGGCTATAGCTCATTGATCTGACCCGCCCGAAAGCATAGACTTCAACTCAGGGTTGCTCTTGTGGGGTGGGCATCTTGCCCGCCCAGTGAGGTCTATCTCTCCTCTAGGTTGTTTCACCTACACTTCTAAATTTTATTGTCATCCCGAATCCACTTTTCGACCGTAATGGGCTGATAGGTTTCCATGCGATCGAGTAAAGCGTTCGGCTGATTGGCTTCCAGGACGATCGCCCTTAACTCTGGCTGGAGGAAGCGATCGGTGACGGCGCGATCGAAGAGGGTGAGTAGGGCATCGTAGTAGCCTGCGACGTTGAGGAGTCCCATCGGCTTTTGGTGGAGTCCAAGCTGCGACCAGGTTAGAACTTCGCAGAATTCTTCCAGGGTGCCGTAGCCTCCGGGCATGGCAATAAAGCCATCGGACAGTTTTGCCATCAGTGCTTTGCGATCGTGCATTGATTCAACGACGTGAAGCTGGGTTAACTGCGGGTGGGCGATTTCCTTGATTTCCAGGAATGCCGGGATTACGCCGATCGCCTCTCCGCCTGCTGCCATCACCGTATCCGCCACCTTGCCCATCAGTCCGACTTTGCCGCCGCCATAGACCAAGCCGTAGCCTCGTAGAACGATCGCCTGCCCCATTGCCTCCGCTGCTTCGCGATAGACGGGATCGGCTCCAGAGCTAGAGCCACAAAAGACACAAATATATTTCATCTTCTCTCAGAACAATTAGATGCTGCGATCGGATTTAACATTATGCAGCTTAAGATATTTCCAGATTGGTTGTTTTAATCAATTTGCCTAAATTAAGCACCTCAAGAAGTAGATAACCTTTAACCTGCTAATTCTGAGCTGTAGCAATGACGCTAACTTCATACCGAACTCTTTGTACTGAAGTCTATGAATTAACCAAGCCCGTTGGTGCAAACTATCCGGATGTTCCCTATTTCATTGAGCATCTGTCTCAAATCGGCGGCAGAATTTTGGAGGCAATGGTTGGATCGGGACGCTTGCTCATTCCTTTACTCGAGGCAGGCTTAAACGTAGAGGGAATTGACTCTTCGCCTGAAATGTTGGCTGCCTGTCAACGAAATTGCGATTCAAGGGGCTTAAATCCTGTCCTTTACGAAGGTTCGATTGAAAAACCGAATGTTCCAGGCAAGTTCAGTGCCATTGTTGTAACTTATGGCTCGTTTATGCTGTTGGGAAATCGAACCTCAGCGATCGCCGCACTACAATCTTTTGCCAAACATTTGGAACCTAACGGACAAATTTTTATCGATTTAGGAGGGAGCATCCCACTTATGCAAAAACAGAGAAGGGAGCGACAATAGAGGGGTTGGGCAAGAGGTAAGGTTGATGACTCCAGAAGAGCAGGAACGGATCAGAGCTTGCAGTCAAGAGATCGCAGAAATTCTGTATCGCAATAGCGACAAAGCGAGCCTGAAGACGCTAGAGGGGATTGAGCAAACGGTTCGCCAACAGATGCTCGAACACGTTAGTCCGGAAGTTGCCCTTTTTTTGTCAACGGTGCAGTCCGACCCGGCAAAGGACGAAGCCGACCGCTAAAGAGTCTGGTGGGTAAGTTGTGCTTGCAAAAGCATCAAGCCGAACGGTTGGGAGTCAAGCCCCGGAGTCGGATAAGTGGAGGCTTAGAGAAGGCTTGCTTACGGCTGAGTGCGAATGAGTCATTTCAGAATGCGGAAGCAGACATTGCTGCATTGACGGGGATAGCGGTGGGGCACTCGACCCAACAACGCTTGGTAGGACGGCAGGCATGGGAGTTGCCGGAGGCGAAACAAGGCGTCAGTGAGATCAGCATTGACGGCGGGAAAGTGCGCTTGCGTGACCTCCAAGACAGCGACAGCCGATGGCGGGACTATAAAGCAGTGCGGTTGCAGGGAACATACTATGCTGCCTTTTATCAGGACAATGAGAGCTTGGTCGATTACCTCAATGCTCAACGGTTGCTTAAGCCTGTAGTGTGTTTAGGCGATGGGCATGAGGGGGTGTGGAATCTGTTTGGTCAAATCGCCTCTGCCGATGAGCGGCGAGAGATTCTCGACTGGTATCACCTCAAAGAGAATCTCTACAAAGTGGGCGGGTCGCTCAAACGCCTGAAAAAAGCTGAGTCCTTGCTGTGGCAGGGGCAGGTGGAACAGGCGAAGGCACTGTTTGCCGATTGTCAAAGGAAACAGGCGCGCAATTTTGAAGCCTATCTAGACAAACATCGTTCCCGGATTGTCCATTATGCCGACACCCAGACCCAACAACTCTGCTCGATTGGTTCAGGGGCAGTGGAATCGGCGGTCAAACAGATTGGGCGACGTTTACAAATATCGGGGGCGCATTGGAACAGGGTGTCGGTCAATCCGATGTTGAACCTACGCTGTGCTTACCTCAATGGGCTGCTTGCTAGTTGATATTTCTGCATAAGTGGGATGCTCCCATTTAGGATTGCCGATCGCCTCTTTCAAAACCGAGGGAACTGTGCATCAAGACAATCCGATCGAATGCCCTGATGGTTCGGTGATTCTTATGCAAAAATCCTCTCAAATCGACTGGATCAAGCAGATTGAGCACCTGCTGATTCGATACGAGAAATGGAAAGATGGAAAGTTAATCGACACGGAACTACAGCACCTTCCCCTACATTGGTTTGGACTTGAGGAGTTCAGGATGTGTTTGCAAGAGAATGGCTACAAAGAGATTACTTGCTGCGCTAATTATAGGGATGACTTAGAACCTAGCTCTTATAGTAACCAGCCATGCTTCTCGGCAAGGCTTGCCTAATAGACTGACTGATATTTCAATCTATTAGCCTATAACTTATTAGTTGGAAAGTATTCCCAGCACTGTGAACCAGGATTGTATTCCAGCATAGGAAACCCAGGTAGATTTTCAGGTGTTAATCGAGTCGATCGCCCCAGTGCCTTGGCAAGCTGTTCCATAAACTGCTTAATCTGATTAAAAGTTTCCTCATTTGTAATCTGTCGAGGATCGAGATCAAGCTCAATTTCTTTCTGGCTGAAGAAGTGGCAATTTAGCTGCACCTCTGCAATCCAGATCGACAAGAGCTTTGGATACTTTTCTGTTAAAAAAATATCGGCTGCGATCGCAGGCAGGATTTCAGGTTCAGAGTCAACATAATATTGATAGTTCGCTGTTGCCCTCACGAGCCTCAAAAATTGATTCCAGTTGTCTAATGTTGTTCTTTGAATATAAATATCTCGCAGAGAACCATCCCAAACTAAATCATGCCGAACCTGCTCCCATAAATTAATCATCAGATTACAAAGTTTCTTTTGATAAAACGATTTCCTAACCCGTCCGCATTTATCCTCAAGGCAAGGACATAATACTCAGCGTCGCTGCTTCTCATCATAAATAAAACTCTCCCCAGTCACCCAGAGAGAGCCAACGCTATTCACCAAAATCTAATCGCTGTCTAAATTTTGATATCTGAAGTTATGCCTGAGAAGAAAGCTGGGGTTCAGGATTCGATTTTGCAGCGGCGCGATTTTGCAAAAGCTGAACGATCGAGGATTTTTCCAGTAGACCAATCGGCATTTTGCCTTCCTTCAATACCACCAATGCAGGGATATTTTTCTCCTCGATCAGGTTCACCACATCTAACAGCGGCTGATCCGAAGGAACGGTTTCAAGCTGTTCCGTGGGCTGCGTGATTTGCTGCACAGAGATATCCCACCAGTCGTTCGTCGGAATGGTTTTCATCGCCTCGACTTCCACCTGTCCGATCAGTTGACCTTCGCTATCCGTCACCAGATATTTCTTCCAGCTCACCGGATTGCCAATGATGTATTGATTCGCGAACTCCCGCAGCGAAATCTGGGAAGGCACGATCGGGCTATTTTCCACCACCGCATCTGCCGCCGTTAAACCACTCAACTGCTCCTGAATTGCCGCAGCCTGCGCGTAGCGATCGGCATTTTGCAGCAGGAACCAGCCCACCAGCAGCGTCCAGAAGCTTCCAAGCTGAGTGAAGCCCAGCAGCGACAGTCCGCCTAAGCCAATCCCAAGCCAGCCCAGGAACCGACCAATCCGACTTGCAAACGCAATACCTTTGTAAGGCTTACCCGTCAGTTTCCAGACAAGTGCCTTCACCACATTGCCACCATCCAGGGGTAGACCGGGCAGGAGATTAAAAATGCCCAGCATCAGGTTAATCGAGGCAACCAGTTGAACCACCGTTGCTATGGGAGTCGGTAGCCCGATCGCAAAATTAATCCCGCTCAGGATGCCAAACAGGGCAAAGCTCACCAGGGGTCCGGCGATCGCCACCCAGAAAGACTCAGCGGGCGTTTTCGACTCTTCGCCCAGGCTTGCCAGTCCGCCAAAGATAAACAGCGTAATGGACTTCACCGGGATGCCTTGCCGCATTGCCACGAGGCTATGTCCCAGTTCGTGCGCCACCACCGAGCCAAACAGGAGCAGCGCCGCTGCCAATCCTAACAGTCCAGCCGATGCACCCAACTGGGGAAATGCCAATCCAAGCTGACTGCCGTAATCCCAGGTAATGAGGGCGAACACCAGAAACCAGGATGCGTTAACGAAAAAAGGAATCCCAAACAGGCTACCAATTCGGAGATTGCCGTTCATAAGTGCCGACCTCCTGCCAGCGGGAGAATATTACTTTCCCTATCGTAACGGAATCCCGATCGGCGTAGGCTCTTTCATTTGCCGTAATCCCCGCCCCTCCATAGGGGTAAAACCTGCCTAAATTAGCAGATTCAAATTCGTAGACAAACCTACAGCACTTTCTCCAAAAACTGACAGGCGCGATCGCTTTTGGGATTCGAGAAGAACATATCCGGCGGCGAGTCCTCTGCAATATTGCCGTTATCGAGGAACATGATTCGATCGGCAACTTCCCGCGCAAAGCCCATTTCGTGAGTCACGATCGCCATAGTGATCTGGGTTTTTGCCAGTGCCTTCATCACGTCCAGCACTTCCTTCACCATTTCTGGGTCAAGGGCAGAGGTCGGCTCGTCGAACAGCATGACCTGGGGTTCCATTGCGAGCGATCGGGCAATTGCCACCCGCTGCTTTTGCCCACCCGAAAGGCGAGAAGGGTAAACCTCAGCTTTTTCCGCCAGCCCAACGCGATGCAGCAGTTCCATTGCCTTTTCCGTTGCCTGCGCCTTCGGCAGTTTCCTCACTTTTATGGGTGCGTAGGTCAGGTTATCCAGCACGGTCATGTGGGGAAACAGATTAAAGTGCTGAAACACCATGCCAATGTTCTGGCGCACATCTTTAATGTCTACTTTAGGCGCGGTAATGTCCTGCCCATCGATATAAATCCGTCCGCGTGTTGGAATTTCGAGCAGATTCAGGCAGCGCAAAAAGGTGGATTTTCCACATCCCGAAGGACCAATAATGGCAACCACCTGTCCTTTTTTAATTTCGGTTGAAATGTCTTTGAGAACTTGCAGCTTGCCAAAGGATTTTGATAAAAATTCAGTTCTAATCACTTTTCCGCATCCTCTTTTCTAAACGACGAGACAGCAGGGTAAAGCCCATCACCATCACGTAATAAATGAATCCCACAAAGATTAACGGTTCAAAATAAATAAACTTTTCCGCCGCAACGATTTGTCCACGACGCATCAAGTCTAGCGCACCCACTGTAGAGACGAGAGAAGAGTCTTTCAACAGCGCAATACTCTCGTTCACCAGGGCAGGCAAAATGTTCTTGAATGCCTGCGGCAGAATAATATCCCACATCATCAATGGGTAAGCAACGCCCATCGCCATTGCGGCTTCTCGCTGTCCTTTGTCCACTGCCATAATGCCGCCGCGAATCGTTTCCGAACTGTATGCCGCCGAGTTAAGTGAAAAGGTAATGACACCTGCCTGAAACGCAGGAATCGAGTAGCCAATCAGCTGCGGCGTTGAGAAGTAGATAATGGCAAGCTGCAAAATTAACGGCGTCCCGCGAAACACAGAGGTATAAAAATCTGCAAACCACCGCAGCGGCTTGAAAGGCGAAATTTTGAAAATAGAAAGGATTGTTCCCCAGGTAAACCCAATTAGCGCAGAAACCAGGGTAAAAGCAAGCGTAACTGCCACACCCTGAAGAATAAAGGGAATATTGGGAACGATTTTGGAAAAGTCAAGCACAAATCCAGAAGGTGTCGCTTGCCCTAGCAGGCTTAAAGTATTCTGAATTCGAGCCGTATTCAATATTTCAGCAGTCCAACTGACTGACAATAGTTCCATTTTCGCAGTAGTTTTAAAGATTGACTTCTAAACGAAAAACTCGAAATCAATGAGCAGATCGATTAACAAATGAGTCCTCCCTGTAGGATGCATTGGCAATGCGTAACGCATGAATTCTCTGAAAGGAATTTCCCTGAAAGATAGTATTCATGCGCTACAGCGTATCGCCTACTACATCCTACGTTCAGTCACCGATAATTCATTTAGACGCAGAGAGATGGACTACTCTACCCTCTCCGCCGTTATTTATCTGCCTGCACAGAGGTCGTAAACCACTTGTTGACCAATTCATTAACTTTGCCGCTCTCAATCATCTCACCCAAAACTCGGTCGAACTCAGGCGCAAGCTCCGAACCCTTCGGGAATGCGATCGCAGAACCCGCTTCACCTTCATTCGGAATGGTATTAAATTCCAGATCAGGATTCGATTGGGTATAGCCCTGGGCAACGGTATCCTCTACGATCGCC from Leptolyngbya ohadii IS1 includes the following:
- a CDS encoding site-2 protease family protein — protein: MNGNLRIGSLFGIPFFVNASWFLVFALITWDYGSQLGLAFPQLGASAGLLGLAAALLLFGSVVAHELGHSLVAMRQGIPVKSITLFIFGGLASLGEESKTPAESFWVAIAGPLVSFALFGILSGINFAIGLPTPIATVVQLVASINLMLGIFNLLPGLPLDGGNVVKALVWKLTGKPYKGIAFASRIGRFLGWLGIGLGGLSLLGFTQLGSFWTLLVGWFLLQNADRYAQAAAIQEQLSGLTAADAVVENSPIVPSQISLREFANQYIIGNPVSWKKYLVTDSEGQLIGQVEVEAMKTIPTNDWWDISVQQITQPTEQLETVPSDQPLLDVVNLIEEKNIPALVVLKEGKMPIGLLEKSSIVQLLQNRAAAKSNPEPQLSSQA
- a CDS encoding amino acid ABC transporter ATP-binding protein — its product is MIRTEFLSKSFGKLQVLKDISTEIKKGQVVAIIGPSGCGKSTFLRCLNLLEIPTRGRIYIDGQDITAPKVDIKDVRQNIGMVFQHFNLFPHMTVLDNLTYAPIKVRKLPKAQATEKAMELLHRVGLAEKAEVYPSRLSGGQKQRVAIARSLAMEPQVMLFDEPTSALDPEMVKEVLDVMKALAKTQITMAIVTHEMGFAREVADRIMFLDNGNIAEDSPPDMFFSNPKSDRACQFLEKVL
- a CDS encoding amino acid ABC transporter permease, producing the protein MELLSVSWTAEILNTARIQNTLSLLGQATPSGFVLDFSKIVPNIPFILQGVAVTLAFTLVSALIGFTWGTILSIFKISPFKPLRWFADFYTSVFRGTPLILQLAIIYFSTPQLIGYSIPAFQAGVITFSLNSAAYSSETIRGGIMAVDKGQREAAMAMGVAYPLMMWDIILPQAFKNILPALVNESIALLKDSSLVSTVGALDLMRRGQIVAAEKFIYFEPLIFVGFIYYVMVMGFTLLSRRLEKRMRKSD